The following are encoded in a window of Astyanax mexicanus isolate ESR-SI-001 chromosome 6, AstMex3_surface, whole genome shotgun sequence genomic DNA:
- the ino80e gene encoding INO80 complex subunit E isoform X2 encodes MNGQADLDVDYKRKYKNLKRKLKFLVYEQECFQEELRRAQRKLLKVSRDKSFLLDRLLQYERVDEDSSDSDATASSESDGEGARDREAGKKRRSPGVPPLPSSSSPHLSLLPRSGANPLQPSTPTQYLNTVVSPLGSNYPAGSAPGAGSSGPFSWVPRQMLSGDAAEEEGESEGDSDGGEEERGEGEEAELVIDIPNE; translated from the exons ATGAACGGCCAAGCTGATTTAGATGTTGATTACAAGCGGAAATACAAAAACCTCAAGCGGAAACTGAAGTTTCTGGTCTAT GAGCAAGAATGTTTTCAGGAGGAGCTGAGAAGAGCACAGAGAAAACTGCTAAAGGTTTCCAGAGACAAAAG TTTCTTATTGGACAGATTGTTACAGTACGAGCGGGTGGACGAGGACTCCTCTG ACTCCGATGCTACAGCCTCCTCAGAGAGTGAtggagagggagcgagagatcGGGAAGCAGGAAAGAA GAGGCGGAGTCCTGGAGTTCCACCCCTCCCTTCATCCTCGTCACCCCACCTCTCTCTCCTCCCGCGGTCAGGAGCGAACCCCCTTCAGCCCTCAACACCCACCCAGTATCTCAACACG GTGGTCTCCCCTCTGGGCTCTAATTACCCAGCAGGCAGTGCTCCGGGTGCGGGTTCCTCTGGTCCGTTCAGCTGGGTCCCGCGGCAGATGCTGAGCGGAGATGCTgcggaggaggagggagagagcgagggagacagtgacggaggagaggaggagcgaggagagggagaggaagcTGAGCTGGTCATTGACATTCCTAACGAGTGA
- the si:ch73-54f23.4 gene encoding zinc-binding protein A33, whose product MCDVLKFRFVQPCSDKDTGMYNNHMKDTNNNYSKSLLDDQKEKLIQAIRKIKHEIDECYEAEKDTYVEAMDVESQFEDMEREIQAEFQNLHRFLDEEEERDLERLKKERDRRVKLLKERERKIAMQGRDLERAIDTLNCKLKEEDSPKLLKEIKDLLKRCEVNFIRPAPVNSEVFSGQFVGPIQYRIWKHMKASLYPNISMVTFDPETAHPLLTLSDNDTTVLFEEEKEVVEEEERNPKRFHYYYCVMGREGFSHGRHYWEVEIRGKTAWRVGVAREDVPRGEMDSSSTANGFWTLSLKNGSILACTHPKPTLVRSATLPTRIGVFLDCEREEVSFYNAGTMSALFSFAMDSLDGPVFPFYNPCDSDDGENANPLSIFYPSL is encoded by the exons ATGTGTGACGTCCTAAAGTTTCGATTTGTTCAGCCTTGCTCTGACAAGGACACTGGAATGTACAACAATCACATGAAGGACACAAACAACAACTACAGCAAGTCTCTCCTTGATGACCAGAAG GAGAAGTTGATCCAGGCCATCAGGAAGATTAAACATGAAATCGATGAGTGCTATGAAGCTGAGAAAGACACCTACGTGGAGGCGATGGATGTGGAG AGTCAGTTTGAGGACATGGAGCGGGAAATCCAGGCAGAGTTCCAGAATCTTCATCGTTTCctggacgaggaggaggagagagaccTGGAGCGACTGAAGAAGGAGAGGGACAGACGAGTGAAGCtgctgaaggagagagagaggaagattgCTATGCAGGGCCGCGACCTGGAGAGAGCCATCGATACGCTCAACTGCAAACTGAAGGAGGAGGACAGCCCCAAACTTCTGAAG gaAATTAAAGATCTGCTAAAGAG GTGTGAGGTGAATTTTATCCGCCCGGCTCCAGTGAACAGTGAGGTTTTCTCAGGCCAGTTTGTGGGACCCATTCAGTACAGGATCTGGAAACATATGAAGGCTTCTCTCTACCCAA ACATATCTATGGTGACCTTCGACCCCGAGACTGCGCACCCACTGCTCACGCTCTCCGACAACGACACGACGGTGCTCTtcgaggaggagaaggaggtggtcgaggaggaggagaggaacccCAAGCGCTTCCACTACTACTACTGCGTGATGGGCCGCGAGGGCTTCAGTCACGGGCGCCATTACTGGGAGGTGGAGATAAGAGGGAAGACGGCGTGGAGAGTGGGCGTGGCCAGAGAGGACGTGCCCCGGGGCGAGATGGACTCGTCCTCGACGGCGAACGGCTTCTGGACGCTGTCTCTGAAGAACGGCTCCATCCTGGCCTGCACCCACCCCAAGCCCACGCTGGTGCGCTCCGCCACCCTGCCCACCCGCATCGGGGTCTTCCTGGACTGTGAGAGGGAGGAGGTGTCCTTCTACAATGCCGGCACCATGTCGGCGCTCTTCTCCTTCGCCATGGACTCGCTGGATGGGCCCGTCTTTCCTTTTTACAACCCCTGCGACTCGGACGATGGAGAGAACGCCAACCCTCTCTCCATCTTCTATCCCTCGCTTTGA
- the LOC103032795 gene encoding uncharacterized protein LOC103032795, whose product MLVLAALLLGLLAHTLHASHPERHQCEENFYKHTLPRHIVHSGLEKWCHGPAGRSYTSLYHTECQASVYTAFHLSHSNGWGKGTSEKDETWNGEDSSVFIPSLYKRNREILPTSDSLSPLQKVDTLTAELVESQIIPLCSKGGGEVYVQSGVGALNRCEAGLLWTAVCCSAPDGAASFSMGMVLEGGDDVKVVSVEELEKLVGIGELFLGGCGQGVKSREEMMSISKEGMENVQEAEVTDETKIYRDSRLESLNNEVKEEVSSYTTQKSETSSDPLEQEPETSSKSLNQEPETSSKSLNQEPETSSKPLNQASETSSIEETSIEQSLSEKSTFTNDTEPSESVLLYILSSSFSLLYAPLSPIVSTLTNLPSQITYVLQEDAAVLTALPGDTLTLGRDIVCGVASGVENVWDVLYQVVETGVGSTYFCLKTLTGTLLMSCQEGVTGTGTLVSDALGLATGTTGQVLGTGSSLVGSAGCGLVGYLGTLGWEMGHQVKKAGRGIGVLLWRSQKGLGHLLRTAGAVAKGVLDNAVENVQEAFEGTENVDEAVQEASAGAESVVETVQEVSSVVENADQSVEEKVQQEGATKK is encoded by the exons ATGCTGGTTCTGGCTGCTCTCCTGCTGGGCCTGCTGGCTCACACACTCCACGCCTCCCATCCAGAACGGCACCAGTGTGAGGAGAACTTCTACAAACACACTCTACCGCGGCACATCGTCCACTCGGGCCTGGAGAAGTGGTGCCACGGTCCGGCCGGGCGCTCCTACACCTCCCTGTACCACACCGAGTGCCAGGCCAGCGTTTACACTGCCTTCCATCTGAGCCACAGCAACGGATGGGGTAAAGGAACCTCAGAGAAG GATGAAACCTGGAATGGTGAAGACTCCAGCGTGTTCATCCCATCTCTCTACAAACGGAACCGGGAAATACTTCCGACATCCGACAGCCTCTCCCCTCTCCAGAAAGTGGACACCCTCACTGCAGAGCTGGTGGAGAGCCAGATCATCCCTCTCTGCTCTAAAGGAGGGGGTGAGGTTTACGTCCAGAGCGGGGTGGGGGCGCTGAACCGGTGTGAGGCAGGGCTGCTGTGGACAGCAGTGTGTTGCTCTGCACCAGACGGAGCCGCCAGCTTTAGCATGGGAATGGTTCTGGAAGGAGGCGACGACGTGAAGGTTGTGAGTGTGGAGGAGCTGGAGAAGCTGGTGGGGATTGGGGAGCTGTTTTTGGGAGGGTGTGGTCAGGGAGTGAAGAGTCGTGAGGAGATGATGTCCATCTCCAAAGAAGGGATGGAGAACGTACAAGAGGCGGAGgtgactgatgagacaaagatatACAGGGATAGTAGATTGGAATCACTGAACAATGAAGTAAAAGAAGAGGTATCGAGCTATACAACGCAAAAATCTGAAACCAGCTCTGATCCTTTAGAGCAAGAACCCGAAACCAGCTCTAAATCTCTAAATCAAGAACCCGAAACCAGCTCTAAATCTCTAAATCAAGAACCCGAAACCAGCTCTAAACCTCTAAATCAGGCATCTGAAACAAGCTCTATTGAAGAAACCTCAATCGAGCAAAGCTTGAGCGAGAAAAGTACTTTTACAAACGACACCGAACCCTCAGAAAGTGTCTTGCTCTACATCCTGTCCTCCTCCTTTTCTCTCCTTTATGCTCCTCTGTCACCAATCGTCTCCACCTTGACCAACCTCCCCTCTCAGATCACGTACGTCCTGCAAGAGGACGCAGCCGTACTCACAGCCCTGCCCGGGGACACCCTTACTCTGGGTAGGGACATCGTTTGCGGTGTGGCCTCTGGAGTGGAGAATGTGTGGGACGTCCTGTATCAAGTTGTCGAGACTGGGGTGGGATCAACCTACTTCTGCCTCAAGACGTTAACGGGTACCCTGCTGATGTCCTGCCAGGAAGGGGTGACGGGTACCGGCACGCTCGTGTCCGATGCTCTGGGGCTGGCGACTGGAACGACTGGACAAGTCTTGGGGACGGGGTCGTCTCTGGTGGGGTCGGCAGGATGTGGTCTGGTTGGGTACCTGGGCACTTTAGGCTGGGAGATGGGTCACCAAGTGAAAAAGGCGGGAAGAGGGATTGGAGTTCTTCTGTGGAGAAGCCAGAAAGGACTCGGTCACCTGCTAAGAACGGCGGGCGCCGTCGCAAAAGGAGTGTTGGACAATGCCGTGGAAAACGTGCAGGAAGCTTTTGAAGGGACGGAAAATGTGGACGAAGCTGTGCAGGAAGCTTCCGCAGGAGCAGAAAGCGTGGTGGAGACTGTGCAGGAGGTTTCCAGTGTGGTGGAGAATGCGGACCAATCTGTTGAAGAAAAGGTGCAGCAGGAAGGCGCCACAAAAAAGTga
- the ino80e gene encoding INO80 complex subunit E isoform X1, whose protein sequence is MNGQADLDVDYKRKYKNLKRKLKFLVYEQECFQEELRRAQRKLLKVSRDKSFLLDRLLQYERVDEDSSDSDATASSESDGEGARDREAGKKRRSPGVPPLPSSSSPHLSLLPRSGANPLQPSTPTQYLNTLPFPPDYLAPSAERVKKEKKAKPSKQKKDPAGKVVSPLGSNYPAGSAPGAGSSGPFSWVPRQMLSGDAAEEEGESEGDSDGGEEERGEGEEAELVIDIPNE, encoded by the exons ATGAACGGCCAAGCTGATTTAGATGTTGATTACAAGCGGAAATACAAAAACCTCAAGCGGAAACTGAAGTTTCTGGTCTAT GAGCAAGAATGTTTTCAGGAGGAGCTGAGAAGAGCACAGAGAAAACTGCTAAAGGTTTCCAGAGACAAAAG TTTCTTATTGGACAGATTGTTACAGTACGAGCGGGTGGACGAGGACTCCTCTG ACTCCGATGCTACAGCCTCCTCAGAGAGTGAtggagagggagcgagagatcGGGAAGCAGGAAAGAA GAGGCGGAGTCCTGGAGTTCCACCCCTCCCTTCATCCTCGTCACCCCACCTCTCTCTCCTCCCGCGGTCAGGAGCGAACCCCCTTCAGCCCTCAACACCCACCCAGTATCTCAACACG TTACCCTTCCCTCCTGACTATTTGGCTCCCTCTGCTGAACGagtgaagaaagagaaaaaagcaaaACCGTCCAAACAAAAGAAAGATCCTGCAGGAAAG GTGGTCTCCCCTCTGGGCTCTAATTACCCAGCAGGCAGTGCTCCGGGTGCGGGTTCCTCTGGTCCGTTCAGCTGGGTCCCGCGGCAGATGCTGAGCGGAGATGCTgcggaggaggagggagagagcgagggagacagtgacggaggagaggaggagcgaggagagggagaggaagcTGAGCTGGTCATTGACATTCCTAACGAGTGA